ATATTGGACACGAAGGCCCCGGCTCCCACTGTGACTTTCCCCGACCCAGTCTCGTCGCCATATCCAGCAACGGGGTGTGTATGTGCGGGTATCTGAGACGCACTTAGCGTTGTTGGATCGTTAGAGCCAGTTATAGGCTGGGAGGTGAATGCAGCCGTAAAGGACACTGAGCCGCCGGAACCGCCGCCAGCACCACCAACTACCCGCAACGCCTTGTTGTGATGCGTTGTGATCTGTGTCCAGCCAACCGGGGCGGCAGCCTGGAAAAAGGACATGACCGTACCGGATGGTATGAGAGCGGCAACCGCTGTCGGCACCCCCAACGTCAACCGTGCCGATGCCGCATCCGCATCGTCAAGCAGGGTCCGGATAAATGGGGTCAGTTCCGTGAGCGCCGCCGTGGCGTTGCCGGTAAAATATGGCAACTTGCCAGCAGACGATGGCAGGGCCCCTAACGCAATCAGGGCCGGATTTGATAGCGACTCCTGCAGCGCGGCATTCGTTAAACCGGCGACAAAATAATCTCCCGCCGCCCAGGTTCTGGCCGCGGTGCCGTCCAGCCCGCGCCCGCTCGGCGCAATGGTGAGGCTATCGCTGCTGCGCGCCTCGATCCTCACGATTTCCCGGTTGCCTGAAGCGTCCTTGAAAATTCCGTAAAAATAATCCCCCGCCCCGAGCGCCGGAAAAAGAAGCCCTTTCCCCGCCTCTACCGTGAAGCTCAGCCCGGCTGTTCCGTTGGGGGCCGAGGCGACGACCGCTTTGCCAAAATTTGAAAACCGAAGCCCCATGGCGCTATCCTCTTCTCAGGATGGCGGTTCGTAACGGGCCGCGGGTGAAATTCCTTGCCGCCCGCGTTCCTGCCATCGCTGTCTGGATCAAGAATTGCTGCTGATGATATTGCGCGAGTTGCGTATTGGTATAAGGCTTCTTTGGGGACAGCATCAGGCGCGCCAGGGCTCCATGAACGATCGCTTCCCGATATTCGTTGAACAGGTGCTCGTCGATGCCTGCGGAAGACGCGGACGGCTTCAACGCCACGGTGATGGTCAGCGTTCCTCCGGCGTCAGGCTCGGGTACCAGTCGCAATGATGTGGGCCCACCCAGTACGTATTCGGGTGTCCCCGTTTGATTGCGCCAATCTCTGGTTGTAAAATTGAGTTCACCCGTATGCGGACTTATTTCCTTCCCATTGAACCGGGCATACGTTATCGCGTGCACTGCGGCCCCAGTGGGCGGGATAAAAGCGTACTCCGCGGTTTCCGCCTGTACCGCAACCGGCGGATGCTCTTCCTGCCACGCCAAAGACTGCGCGCAGAAAACAATGGCTGACTGTCGCAAGGCGCTGTTCACCGCTGCGAATGCACAACCCGGCAAATCCGGCGTCACCAGATCATATAGATCGCTCCACAGCTTCACGGCTGAGCCTCCGCGTCAAAAAGTTGCATGAATACGCCTGCGCGTCCCGAGTTCACGTGCTCGTCGTCGGTCATCTCGGCCCTTGCCGTTACGTAATCCGCTATTGTTTGAACGTATTCCGCGGGAAGAGGAAAGGCGTCGGCCAGGCCGTTCTGCCCATGAAGCGGGTTGCCGAACTGCCCTATGAACAGATCGGGCCGACGCTTGAGAATCTGCAGCAGGGCATGATTGACAAAGAGCAGCAGGGTGCTGTCCGGGTACCGCGCCTGGTCTGCATCGTTAAGCGGTATTCGGGCCAGGTCCACGACTGATTGACAGGTAAAAGGCATCAGTCAGCCATCTCGTGTTTAGTGAACAGGGTGATGACCTTGTGCCGGATCGTCTCTTCGCTCAGTCGCTTATCCAGCCGTTCGTTATACTTATCCTCGGCAAACTCAACCAATGCCGTCTTATCCATGGCGTGAAAGTCGATGACGGGGAGCGGTTCTTCAACTGGTTTTTCTGCCTCCGCCAACCCGACCGGTTCAACATCAAGTGCTTTCCCGGCCTGCTCTCGTACCCAGGTATCGGTAAACGCGAGCAGCCGTTCGGCCACCTCTGCCGTCACATTACGTACCTGGCCGGGCTCCCAGCGAAGCCCGATTCCGCTGATGCTGTCCGTCTTGACGCTTGACCCTATATATTTCACTTGCGGCATTCTCTGACTCCATAAAAAAGGGCGACGCGCCTTTCGGCGGAGGTCACCCGTTTGATCGCGCTGAGCCGCGATGCCTGCCTGCTATTTGACGCCGGTGGCATCTCCCGTAACGATTGCCGTGATCGTGCCTCCGACAAACGTTGTCGCCGCAACGGTGACGGTGAGGTCCACGTACACATCTTTCTCGAACTTGAGTGGCGGGAAACGCAGGTCGGTAAGGTTGGGTGCGGAAAGAATCGTCGTTGCAGGCGAGAAGTAGTCGTCATCGCCCACAGGTCCATCCGCAGCGCTAACCGGTGTGTAGCCGATTTTTACCGCGAATAAGGTTCCGCCCGCATCCAGGTCATCATTGTTGATCTTGAGCCCGGTGACGGTCATGCCCGCCGGAATCCTGACCGGGCGGTAAACGCTTGCCACGGCGCCTGAGGTGGGTGTAACCGATCCATAAACCAGTGCCGCATTGCCATATCCGCCCATGGGCAAGGGTTTGGTATTCAAATCTGGTGCGCTATGCGTAGCCATTTAAACTCCTTAAAAATGATCAACTTAAGATTATCAATTAAAGTTGATTATTAAATCTAAATAACAGCCGATTATATGGATCAGAGCGGCACGGCGGAATCAATCGCGATAACGCCAAAGTCAGTGGGAACCCTGGAACCGGTACCATCGTCCGTCGAAAAGCGGGTCTTCATGTGCCCATACACCACCTCGCCCATGACTTCCAGATTGCTTTCGAAGTTGTACCAGTGCTCTTTCCAGCCATACTGCATGCCACTGACCTTGGTCCTGCCGTACGCAACGCCGAGCGCTTGTGCCCCGAGCAGCAAGCCGCGTTCCACCGCGAACCCGGAGGCCAGCGCGGCGTTAATAACCTGGTCGGTTTCGGTCGCAGTGGCGGCATTGACGGCCGTGACGATTTTGGTGGACTCCCCGGGCAAAAAGCGGATGGCGCGCTCATTCTTGATTACAAGAATGCCATTCCACATTCCGACCTCGCCCGCGAACAGCGGATGGCGGGTGTCGAGATAAGCGGCGCGATTAACCGCATTTTGCTGAAACGCGCGTAGCGAGCCTTCCGACAGAAGAATGGAATACTGGTTGGGCGTGGCAAGGAAGACCCACATTTTCGAGGTCTGGGCTGCCCGGTCCCCGGCCAGCTTTACCGCCTGCAGGGGCTGGTCCATGTCGTCGATCTTCTTGCGGAGAAGATCCAGATGCGCCAGCTTCAGGGCGTCGGTAGAAACGATAGACCCGAGCTGCTGCCCACCTTGCGTCAGATTGGCGCCATTGACCACATAATGGCGGTTATAGGTCGGCGCCTTGACCGGATTCACCATCACCGAGGAGAAGTTTGTCGCGGACTGCAGCGGAATCACCCAATCGCT
The window above is part of the Nitrosospira sp. Is2 genome. Proteins encoded here:
- a CDS encoding DUF6682 family protein, with the translated sequence MPFTCQSVVDLARIPLNDADQARYPDSTLLLFVNHALLQILKRRPDLFIGQFGNPLHGQNGLADAFPLPAEYVQTIADYVTARAEMTDDEHVNSGRAGVFMQLFDAEAQP
- a CDS encoding DUF4043 family protein, producing MAETSISSGSSLAIKHYSAALFANTLRGATAMENLVGPVEPTSAMQNIAGQTQPGMPVVRIDNLMKGAGDAVSLDLVDTIGGEPLMGDVNREGRGSALSFSSMEIKIDLSSKVIDAGGSMSQQRTKHQLREIALAQLSGYFPRLSAQTALVHLAGARGSQTGSDWVIPLQSATNFSSVMVNPVKAPTYNRHYVVNGANLTQGGQQLGSIVSTDALKLAHLDLLRKKIDDMDQPLQAVKLAGDRAAQTSKMWVFLATPNQYSILLSEGSLRAFQQNAVNRAAYLDTRHPLFAGEVGMWNGILVIKNERAIRFLPGESTKIVTAVNAATATETDQVINAALASGFAVERGLLLGAQALGVAYGRTKVSGMQYGWKEHWYNFESNLEVMGEVVYGHMKTRFSTDDGTGSRVPTDFGVIAIDSAVPL